A genomic stretch from Petrimonas mucosa includes:
- a CDS encoding ECF transporter S component — protein sequence MATTAKLYSLSLNNTRTYLFATLFVLGNLLLPQLAHLVPQGGLILLPIYFFTLVAAYKYGIHVGLLTAILSPLANHLLFGMPPATMLPIIMIKSAILAVAASMVAKYSGKVSFFGILLAIIAYQVIGTGIEWAMTRNFFIAVQDFRIGIPGMLLQLTAGYFVLKALAKV from the coding sequence ATGGCAACAACAGCTAAACTCTATTCACTCAGTCTGAACAACACAAGAACCTATCTGTTTGCAACCCTTTTTGTGCTGGGCAATCTGCTCCTGCCGCAACTGGCGCATCTGGTGCCCCAGGGAGGTCTCATCCTTCTCCCCATCTATTTCTTTACGCTTGTTGCAGCTTACAAATATGGGATTCATGTCGGCCTCCTGACGGCGATCCTGTCGCCGTTGGCCAATCATCTGCTGTTCGGCATGCCCCCTGCCACCATGCTGCCGATCATCATGATCAAATCGGCGATCCTGGCAGTGGCGGCATCCATGGTGGCCAAATATTCAGGAAAAGTATCCTTCTTTGGTATCCTTTTAGCTATCATAGCCTATCAGGTGATCGGAACGGGGATAGAGTGGGCGATGACCCGGAACTTCTTCATCGCAGTGCAGGATTTCCGTATCGGTATTCCCGGCATGCTCCTTCAACTGACAGCCGGATACTTCGTATTGAAAGCCCTCGCTAAAGTGTAG
- a CDS encoding phosphoribosyltransferase: MNRKSFEEVLQRFREIEFNESFDMIVAIANGGIIPAAILNQRLNREIYLLKINLRDPFQQPKYDTPRLVSPIDFDFHDKRILLVEDRIKTGATVKFAIDLLQGAREVKTFAVNGNADYALYNEACFKFPWIV, from the coding sequence ATGAACAGAAAATCATTTGAAGAGGTTTTGCAACGGTTTCGCGAGATTGAATTCAACGAGAGTTTCGACATGATCGTAGCGATCGCCAACGGCGGAATTATCCCTGCCGCCATCCTGAATCAACGGTTGAACAGGGAGATATATCTGCTGAAAATCAATCTTCGCGATCCTTTCCAACAACCAAAATACGATACTCCACGACTGGTATCGCCCATCGATTTCGATTTCCACGACAAGCGTATTCTTCTGGTGGAGGATCGCATCAAAACAGGGGCGACTGTCAAATTCGCCATCGATCTCTTACAAGGTGCCAGAGAGGTGAAGACCTTCGCGGTAAATGGAAATGCCGATTATGCGCTATACAACGAAGCCTGTTTCAAATTTCCCTGGATTGTATGA
- a CDS encoding TonB-dependent receptor plug domain-containing protein, protein MNRLALLLCSCLALFPSVYADGEQPPQIGDSIRLDEVIVTGTMPKVNLRNLPMSVSIVGEGEIRNRLEPSLLPLLTEEVPGLFITQRGTMGYGVAAGAAGGMSIRGIGGTPTSGLLVLIDGHPQFMGLMGHPLADSYQSVMTERVEVVRGPASVLYGSNAMGGVINIITRKPKQEGTHHSVRFMYGSHQTLSSEAYGGWKGERLYLNGNIGLNRSEGHRENMGFEQLSGYGKAGYNINPNWSSFVDFNISNTQSSNPGTVSSPLSDNDADVTRGMSSFSIENEYDRTSGAIRFYYNFGRHKINDGYLAGEPPKPYRFHSTDRMLGFSLFQSYTLFEGNKTTAGVDFQRFGGKAENRYSNGSNNAVLADIQLDNIAGYLNLQQSLLENSLTLNVGIRLDNHEENGSEWIPQLGLSYTPSPTSVIKGIVSKGFRNPTIREMYMFPPQNPDLLPERLMNYELSFMHALPGNRLDFGINLYYIKGENMIQAVPVEGRPMNLNAGRVENRGIEINARYLASREIRLSANYSLLEMTHKLLAAPEHKLHLGATYTKRKWNLSTGLQYIGNLYIAITPQPVRESFLLWNARIHYRALDWLTLFLKGENLLGEEYEINAGYPMPKTTAFGGFQLQF, encoded by the coding sequence ATGAACCGGTTAGCTCTACTGCTCTGCTCCTGTCTGGCTCTCTTCCCATCTGTTTATGCCGATGGGGAGCAACCACCGCAGATTGGCGACTCGATACGCCTCGATGAGGTGATTGTCACCGGTACAATGCCGAAGGTAAACCTGAGGAACTTGCCGATGAGCGTCTCCATCGTTGGGGAGGGTGAGATCCGGAACCGGTTGGAACCTTCGCTCCTTCCGCTGCTTACCGAAGAGGTGCCCGGACTCTTCATCACCCAACGTGGAACCATGGGGTACGGTGTAGCCGCCGGTGCTGCCGGCGGAATGAGTATCCGCGGAATCGGTGGAACTCCCACATCGGGCCTGCTGGTGCTTATTGACGGTCATCCGCAATTCATGGGCCTGATGGGACACCCGCTGGCCGACAGCTACCAGTCTGTCATGACAGAACGGGTGGAGGTGGTCAGAGGCCCTGCATCGGTACTCTACGGATCCAATGCAATGGGCGGGGTGATCAACATCATCACCAGAAAGCCGAAACAGGAGGGCACACACCACTCGGTCCGCTTCATGTACGGAAGTCACCAGACACTCAGTAGCGAAGCATACGGCGGGTGGAAGGGAGAGAGGCTCTACCTCAACGGAAATATCGGTCTCAACCGCTCCGAAGGACACCGTGAGAATATGGGGTTCGAACAGTTGTCGGGATACGGGAAAGCGGGATACAATATCAACCCCAACTGGAGCAGTTTTGTCGACTTCAATATCTCGAATACACAATCCTCCAATCCGGGAACAGTTTCATCCCCCCTGTCCGACAACGATGCCGACGTCACTCGCGGGATGAGCTCTTTTTCCATTGAAAATGAATACGACAGAACCTCCGGCGCAATCCGGTTCTACTACAATTTCGGAAGACACAAGATCAACGACGGCTATCTGGCAGGAGAGCCACCCAAGCCATACCGCTTCCACTCTACAGACCGGATGCTGGGATTCTCGCTCTTCCAGTCCTACACCCTTTTCGAAGGGAACAAGACCACCGCAGGCGTCGATTTCCAACGGTTCGGCGGGAAGGCGGAGAACAGGTATAGCAACGGATCCAACAACGCAGTGCTGGCAGATATCCAACTGGACAATATTGCCGGATACCTGAATCTGCAACAGAGCCTGCTGGAAAACAGCCTTACGCTGAATGTCGGAATCCGCCTCGACAATCACGAGGAGAACGGTAGCGAATGGATACCGCAACTGGGGTTGAGCTATACCCCCTCGCCGACCTCCGTAATCAAGGGGATTGTCAGCAAGGGATTCCGAAACCCAACCATCCGAGAGATGTACATGTTCCCCCCGCAGAATCCCGATCTGCTTCCGGAACGGCTGATGAACTACGAACTCTCCTTTATGCATGCGCTGCCCGGGAACCGCCTTGATTTTGGGATAAACCTCTACTATATCAAGGGGGAGAACATGATCCAGGCAGTTCCGGTCGAGGGGAGACCGATGAACCTGAATGCAGGAAGAGTGGAGAACAGAGGAATCGAGATCAATGCCCGCTACCTGGCCAGCCGCGAAATCAGGTTGAGTGCCAACTACAGTCTGCTGGAGATGACCCATAAACTGTTGGCAGCTCCCGAACATAAACTGCATCTCGGTGCCACCTACACGAAACGGAAATGGAATCTCTCCACCGGACTCCAATACATCGGCAACCTCTATATAGCTATAACACCGCAACCGGTCAGGGAGAGCTTTCTCCTCTGGAACGCCCGTATCCATTACCGGGCTCTCGACTGGCTGACCCTCTTCCTGAAAGGTGAAAACCTGCTAGGAGAGGAGTATGAGATAAACGCCGGATACCCGATGCCGAAAACTACTGCATTCGGCGGGTTCCAGTTGCAATTTTAA